In Lodderomyces elongisporus chromosome 1, complete sequence, a genomic segment contains:
- the CIT1 gene encoding citrate (Si)-synthase, whose product MSLRSFQRSSNLAKTALRTSVRSYATAEPTLKQRLEETLPEKAEQIKQLKKEHGKTVIGEVLLEQAYGGMRGIKGLVWEGSVLDPIEGIRFRGRTIPDIQKELPKAPGGEEPLPEALFWLLLTGEVPTEAQTKALSEELAARSQLPKHVEEIIDRSPSHLHPMAQFSIAVTALESESQFAKAYAKGVHKSEYWKYTYEDSIELLAKLPTIAAKIYRNVFHDGKLPAQVDGKLDYGANLANMLGFGGNQEFLELMRLYLTIHSDHEGGNVSAHTTHLVGSALSSPFLSLAAGLNGLAGPLHGRANQEVLEWLFKLKEELKGDISKEAIEKYLWETLNSGRVVPGYGHAVLRKTDPRYTAQREFALKHMPDYELFKLVSNIYEVAPGVLTKHGKTKNPWPNVDSHSGVLLQYYGLTEESFYTVLFGVSRAFGVLPQLILDRAVGMPIERPKSFSTEKYIELVKNIKAGN is encoded by the exons ATGTCTTTGAGATCATTCCAACGTTCATCCAACTTGGCCAAGACTGCCTTGAGAACTTCAGTTAGATCATACGCTACTGCTGAACCA ACTTTGAAACAAAGATTGGAAGAAACTTTGCCAGAAAAAGCTGAGCAAATCAAGcaattgaagaaggaaCATGGTAAAACTGTTATTGGTGAAGTCTTGTTGGAACAAGCTTATGGTGGTATGAGAGGTATTAAAGGTTTGGTTTGGGAAGGTTCTGTTTTGGACCCAATTGAGGGAATCCGTTTCAGAGGCAGAACCATTCCAGACATTCAAAAAGAGTTGCCAAAAGCCCCAGGCGGTGAAGAACCATTGCCAGAagctttgttttggttgttgttgactgGTGAAGTCCCAACCGAAGCTCAAACCAAGGCTTTGTCCGAGGAATTGGCTGCTAGATCACAATTGCCAAAACACGTTGAAGAGATTATCGACAGATCTCCATCCCACTTGCACCCAATGGCTCAATTCTCCATTGCCGTTACCGCTTTGGAATCTGAATCCCAATTTGCTAAGGCTTACGCCAAGGGTGTCCACAAGAGCGAATACTGGAAATACACCTATGAGGACTCTATTGAGTTGTTGGCCAAATTGCCAACCATTGCTGCCAAGATTTACAGAAATGTTTTCCACGATGGTAAATTGCCAGCCCAAGTTGACGGTAAATTGGATTACGGTGCAAACTTGGCCAACATGTTGGGTTTTGGCGGTAACCAAGAATTTTTGGAATTGATGAGATTGTACTTGACAATCCACTCTGACCACGAAGGTGGTAACGTTTCAGCACACACCACCCACTTGGTTGGTTCAGCTTTGTCATCACCATTTTTGTCATTGGCTGCCGGTTTGAATGGTTTGGCTGGTCCATTGCACGGTAGAGCTAACCAAGAAGTTTTGGAATGGTTGTTCAAATTGAAGGAGGAATTGAAGGGTGACATTTCAAAAGAAGCTATCGAGAAGTACTTGTGGGAGACCCTTAACTCTGGTAGAGTTGTCCCAGGTTACGGTCACGCTGTCTTGAGAAAGACTGACCCAAGATACACTGCTCAAAGAGAATTTGCTTTGAAACACATGCCAGACTATGAATTGTTCAAGTTGGTTTCAAACATTTACGAAGTTGCCCCAGGTGTGTTGACCAAACACGGTAAGACCAAGAACCCATGGCCAAATGTCGACTCCCACTCTGGTGTCTTGTTGCAATACTATGGTTTGACTGAAGAATCATTCTACACCGTCTTGTTTGGTGTCTCTAGAGCATTTGGTGTCTTGCCACAATTGATCTTGGACAGAGCTGTCGGTATGCCAATTGAAAGACCAAAGTCATTCTCCACTGAAAAGTACATTGAATTGGTTAAAAACATCAAGGCTGGTAACTAA
- the EXO5 gene encoding Mitochondrial 5'-3' exonuclease and sliding exonuclease, whose amino-acid sequence MSFSYRGKYIHYRHYVKSTKRGGEPGMANENEDENKGNTITDSQRVGMSSSVTSSISESSSSLNSVPPDVKQIPENGLTDNETELIYTTVEAAMGNLSIQNKDDLQTSRPRQSGQVYEESNWSSTNSINSSLLEKEDESESLFNISNQFANYSISQIRDFEERLDRNEEHAYVQSLISQLVYAAEPKVKTRGAKGKIKKKLDNLKTSHQDNVKDKGTDKDKDKAKDKNVVGDGEDLDDLGESQLLQNEKLVHIYENWHVPQDQNLPTMNPLHNRDDSSPFQFYKNNNTDKSITRNPRLSTTKMLIDNWCQLREYYEVFSGSIRTENEAMNIGKQHHANLEEETHPEILKDLGSINEFIGVKVEELKHFLKHNSVHDVQKNNEMDKFELEKEYVANNTISKQNLEDLLQIESEDLLALDWADQIIYRLFILLTRSHAREVLVHGHIDLKRHEFLSQQSYEVKEANVDYQSKLRDAILVSGVIDLLKLANPNDLHDYIMFVEAGNMIEFEFEKDQNQTPIIDLTIFLTEMKLLLKEYSTANLSLTLSDIKTRQRNSLPKQESVIAGAKLQTFYYRYMFEILGSNEHMGYEFLLKNAKARNLDVDKPLSPLTVLKILVKHHDLFYKDFVKLSRGESIGHEAFDAHTSASSSSSSFSTSSSSSCSSSTFSGFPTISTKARKPYHFHALFQDINEFSFVSPVNDGFLKGLEELQLEPKFDFDRFLKPLLRSWVTPPTLRYFAARASQFYRILNPFLGPETTVEYHNAYSTRNMKTMVYEYDEQELRNEVEKACLFWTGEAAPKFVDDRSKCKFCDFKSKCAVAKGELVEFGTGEELAGDGQFLSSKSVGPMLRKFLNENQSADLNKLQNESGNSNEGEQPPLAVFNDCLKSGQVTVPGL is encoded by the coding sequence ATGAGCTTCAGCTATAGAGGAAAATATATTCATTATCGACATTATGTCAAGTCTACCAAAAGAGGAGGTGAACCCGGAATggcaaatgaaaatgaagacGAAAATAAGGGAAACACGATAACTGATTCTCAACGCGTTGGGATGAGTAGTCTGGTAACATCTTCGATTCTGGAATCATCGCTGAGTTTGAATAGTGTACCACCTGATGTGAAGCAGATACCAGAAAACGGTCTAACTGATAATGAGACAGAATTAATTTATACTACGGTGGAAGCAGCTATGGGGAATTTACTGATACAGAATAAAGATGATCTACAAACTAGTCGACCGAGACAGAGTGGGCAGGTTTATGAAGAGAGTAACTGGTCCTCCACAAACAGCATTAACTCTAGTCTTTTGGAGAAGGAGGATGAAAGTGAAAGTTTATTTAATATTTCAAATCAATTTGCAAATTACAGTATTAGCCAAATTCGtgattttgaagaaagattGGATCGCAATGAAGAACACGCGTATGTTCAATCGTTGATTAGTCAACTTGTCTATGCAGCAGAACCAAAGGTAAAGACAAGAGGCGCAAAGGGAAAGatcaagaaaaagttgGACAACTTGAAAACTAGTCATCAAGACAACGTTAAGGACAAAGGTACggacaaggacaaggacaaggCCAAGGACAAGAACGTTGTTGGTGATGGAGAAGACCTTGATGATCTCGGCGAATCTCAACTATTACAGAATGAGAAATTAGTGCATATATATGAAAACTGGCATGTGCCACAGGATCAAAATTTACCCACAATGAATCCACTACACAACAGGGATGACTCTAGTCCTTTCCAATTCtataaaaacaacaatactgATAAGTCGATTACTCGAAATCCACGATTATCAACGACTAAAATGTTGATTGATAATTGGTGCCAGCTTCGAGAATATTATGAGGTGTTTTCAGGAAGTATCAGGACTGAGAATGAAGCCATGAATATTGGGAAACAACACCATGCAAacttggaagaagaaacacaCCCGGAAATTTTAAAGGACTTGGGATCGATCAATGAGTTTATTGGGGTCAAGGTTGAAGAATTAAAGCATTTTTTGAAGCACAACAGTGTGCATGATGTGCAGAAGAACAATGAAATGGACAAATTTGAACTTGAAAAGGAATACGTTGCAAATAATACCATTTCGAAACAAAATTTGGAAGATTTATTACAAATAGAATCTGAGGATTTATTGGCGTTGGACTGGGCAGATCAAATAATCTATCGgctatttattttgttgaCAAGAAGTCATGCCAGAGAAGTTTTGGTGCATGGACACATTGATTTAAAAAGACACGAATTCTTAAGTCAACAATCTTATGAAGTGAAAGAAGCCAATGTTGACTACCAACTGAAGCTCCGTGATGCTATTTTGGTAAGTGGAGTGATTGATCTTTTAAAGCTTGCAAATCCAAATGATTTACATGATTACATCATGTTTGTTGAAGCAGGTAACAtgattgaatttgaatttgagaaGGACCAAAATCAAACACCAATTATAGACCTCACGATATTTTTGACAGAAATGAAACTACTATTGAAGGAGTATAGCACTGCAAATTTATCGCTAACATTGTCGGATATCAAGACTAGGCAAAGAAATCTGTTGCCCAAACAAGAGTCTGTAATTGCTGGTGCTAAGTTGCAAACATTTTACTACCGCTACATGTTTGAAATCTTGGGATCTAATGAACATATGGGCTACGAGTTTCTTTTGAAGAATGCCAAGGCGCGAAATCTAGATGTTGACAAACCATTGAGCCCCTTGACTGTTTTGAAGATATTGGTTAAACATCACGACTTGTTCTATAAGGACTTTGTCAAGTTGAGTAGAGGCGAGCTGATTGGCCACGAGGCATTTGATGCGCATAcatctgcttcttcttcatcatcatctttttctacttcatcatcatcttcatgcAGTTCTTCTACTTTTTCTGGTTTTCCCACTATTTCTACTAAAGCAAGAAAGCCATACCATTTCCATGCTTTGTTTCAAGATATAAACGAGTTCTCCTTTGTGAGCCCAGTAAATGATGGGTTTCTCAAAGGCTTAGAAGAATTGCAACTTGAACCTAAGTTTGACTTTGATCGATTTCTCAAACCATTGCTTAGATCATGGGTAACTCCACCTACATTACGATACTTTGCAGCTCGTGCGTCTCAATTTTATCGCATTTTGAACCCTTTTTTGGGTCCTGAAACAACTGTTGAGTATCATAATGCGTATTCGACACGGAATATGAAAACTATGGTTTATGAATACGACGAACAAGAGCTTCGAaatgaagttgaaaaagcGTGTTTATTTTGGACTGGAGAAGCTGCGCCCAAGTTTGTCGATGATAGATCCAAATGCAAATTTTGCGATTTCAAATCGAAGTGTGCAGTAGCTAAAGGCGAATTGGTAGAGTTTGGAACTGGAGAAGAACTTGCAGGAGATGGCCAATTTCTAAGCTCTAAGCTGGTAGGTCCAATGTTGAGAAAGTTTCTCAATGAGAACCAGAGTGCTGATTTGAATAAACTACAGAATGAACTGGGAAATAGTAATGAGGGAGAACAGCCGCCGCTTGCTGTGTTCAATGATTGCTTGAAGCTGGGACAAGTAACTGTTCCTGGTTTATAA